GCGAAGAAGGCCGTCGCTTTTTTTAAGATGTCGCGCTCCAACTTTAGGCGACGGTTCTCTTCACGCAATTGCTTCACTTCAGCGCCTGGCCCTTCACCCGGTTTGAACGCGGCGGCGTCTTCATCCTGCAACTGCTTCTTCCAGCGCCACAGCATGTTCTCGCGAATGCCCAGGCTTTCGGCGGCTTGGCGTACCGTATAGCCTTGCTTGGTTACCAAACCCATGGCGTCCACTTTGAATTCACGACTGTACTTCCGACGATTCTCACTCATCTCAAATCCTCGCTTTCACGCTCTAGACTCCCTTAAACCACTGTCCGTGAAAACGAGGGTGTCTAGCCCCCATTTTTCGTGCCAGTAGAAGTGAGGCTAGACACATACACTAAAGCTGAGCAATACGCTTCGCTTTACTCGGGACAAAGTTCTGAGTTGCAACGTACGGCAGGTATGTTGTTAGCAATGTTGATTTGAAAGTAATTTTTCTAAGGTTGACATTTTATAGGCTTCAATGTAAATACTTTTTTAACTAGTGACAACATGTTAGCATTTCGGGGCGGTCGTTCTGTACTTGTGCGCTAGTCGTTCTGCTGCGAAGAAACTTCAGCGAAGCCACTGATACTAATTGCTGGAAGCGTTTGTTTCAAAGACGATCTAATCAACCAAACTGAAGACTAAATCATCAGCTTTCAAAGAGGAACGAACAAATTATTTATCTGGGTATGCAAATAAAAGTGAACTCAAATATACAAAAAATTCTTTTTTTTTGACACTGAAACCACTGGTCTTTATCGTCAAAGCCTTCCACTTGATCATCACAACCAACCAAGAATTGTCCAGATAGCAGCGATCTTATCCGACTCTAGCCAAAGAATATTAGACAGCTTTTGCATTTATGTGAAAAGTGATGTATCAATCCCTATTTCTACTACAAAAATTCATGGAATAACAAATGGGATATTGGAAAAAAAGGGATTATCACAAATAGATGCAATTAGAAATTTTGAAAAACTTGCAGAAGAATCTGATTTATTTGTTTGTCATAATGTCAATTTTGATTTGAACTTAATACGCGCAATGTTCGCGCGGAATTCCATTAGTTTCCCATGGGAGTATAAGCCATCATTCTGCACGATGAAGGCTTATACTCCCATATGCAAGATCCCTGGTAATCATGGGGAATATAAGTATGCTTCACTTCTTGAAGCATACTACCATGTTTTTAAGGAAGATTATTCTGGCAGACATCATGCTTTAAACGATGTGAAAGCTACGATGAAATTATTTTATTCTTTGCGACCGCAACATAAGTAGAAGCATGTTACGGTTCATCCCCACATGCGTGGGGAATACAGTGTATAACCATTATTCTCTGGATGGTTTTTCGGTTCATCCCCACATGCGTGGGGAATACGCTACCCGCCGGGTAGTCAACCCCTTATCTTACGGTTCATCCCCACATGCGTGGGGAATACAACTCCACTTGGGCCTCGGTAGCCACATGGACCGGTTCATCCCCACATGCGTGGGGAATACTTGGTGTGGGTTGCCGCGCTCCGCGAGACCGTCGGTTCATCCCCACATGCGTGGGGAATACAAGAGAATCCGCAACAATCAAAGGAATGGTCTCGGTTCATCCCCACATGCGTGGGGAATACATTACGCCGGAACACCACGTTTCCAAGCATCTCGGTTCATCCCCACATGCGTGGGGAATACATCGCCTTTGGTTCCTTTGCGGGTTGCGCCGCCGGTTCATCCCCACATGCGTGGGGAATACGCCTAGTTCGCCTTCGTCCCAATCTAAGTTTACGGTTCATCCCCACATGCGTGGGGAATACTTCCAACGCCGCTTGGAGAAGTTCAATCCGATCGGTTCATCCCCACATGCGTGGGGAATACCACGTGGCCTATGCCGCTAGGGGTGGACTAGGCGGTTCATCCCCACATGCGTGGGGAATACCTTCACTGATGAATGTGAGTTGAAGGAACCGACGGTTCATCCCCACATGCGTGGGGAATACTTGTTCTGCATCACTGCGATCGTCGAATGATTCGGTTCATCCCCACATGCGTGGGGAATACGTTTTCCAACCCCGCAGAATTAACGGTAGCGTCGGTTCATCCCCACATGCGTGGGGAATACGGATTAGGTTTGGCTCTATTTGCGCCTCTTGCCGGTTCATCCCCACATGCGTGGGGAATACAACACACGCGGCGCCGTCATCCCACACTAATACTGGTTCATCCCCACATGCGTGGGGAATACACTCCCCATGGGTGGTTGCATCCTCAGACGAACGGTTCATCCCCACATGCGTGGGGAATACTTGGGCGGCGGTATCGCTCAGATGAACACATTCGGTTCATCCCCACATGCGTGGGGAATACACAAATCGCAGACGGTGTCATCGCAGGGGTCTCGGTTCATCCCCACATGCGTGGGGAATACTCGTCATTGTCGCTCAACACGGCGAGAACGGTCGGTTCATCCCCACATGCGTGGGGAATACAACGCCTGGACGATGTTTTGCATACAATAGGTCGGTTCATCCCCACATGCGTGGGGAATACTCCTATCTTATTCGGGATTGAACGCTCATAAACGGGGTTCATCCCCACATGCGTGGGGAATACACCGGGCGGGTGACGGAGCGGTCGCTGTTTATCGGTTCATCCCCACATGCGTGGGGAATACGGCGTTCCTGGCGCGAATACAGTCTATGCGTACTTGGTTCATCCCCACATGCGTGGGGAATACACCTGTTGCCCGACCGCCTAAAATTGCATGGTCGGTTCATCCCCACATGCGTGGGGAATACGAGGCTGGGTGAGGGCCGTTACGCCGTTCTCTCGGTTCATCCCCACATGCGTGGGGAATACAACGGCTTGTCTTTGGAGAGTCTCACACAGCGCGGTTCATCCCCACATGCGTGGGGAATACGCGCTCATCCATGCGAGCGTTCGGTTCATCGGCGGTTCATCCCCACATGCGTGGGGAATACTTGCTTTAGAATCTTTTCGCCTTTTACCAAGACGGTTCATCCCCACATGCGTGGGGAATACACATTTCCGCAAGCGTTCGCGGCGAACGATACCGGTTCATCCCCACATGCGTGGGGAATACATTTTCGTTGCAGCGGCTATTGGCGCTGTATGCGGTTCATCCCCACATGCGTGGGGAATACGATTCCTATTGCGGTGGTAGAACGGAATGTTTCGGTTCATCCCCACATGCGTGGGGAATACCGTTAATGAAACAGGATTACAAAACCTTAAACCGGTTCATCCCCACATGCGTGGGGAATACGCGTCGTTTGTTTCGTCATTTTGATACCTATCCGGTTCATCCCCACATGCGTGGGGAATACATCTCATCGAGTTGTTGGTCAAAGACATCGGCCGGTTCATCCCCACATGCGTGGGGAATACGTTGCAATATCAGTGAAATGGTGTCCAGGAGTCCGGTTCATCCCCACATGCGTGGGGAATACTTTTTAACGTCGTCACCGTCATTGTCGCCGTCCGGTTCATCCCCACATGCGTGGGGAATACTGTACATTGCGTGTTACCAATCACCTGTTTGACGGTTCATCCCCACATGCGTGGGGAATACCGCCCGAAAACACAACCGGCAGCAAGTCCGCGCGGTTCATCCCCACATGCGTGGGGAATACAAATCCCTTTTGGTTTCTCGTTCTCATTCATGCGGTTCATCCCCACATGCGTGGGGAATACTTGTGAAGACCGAGACCGAGGCGAGCGGATGGCGGTTCATCCCCACATGCGTGGGGAATACGCCTTGAGCGTCACTTATTCGGCGATGGCGACCGGTTCATCCCCACATGCGTGGGGAATACGCCGCCACGACGCTACCGACGATGTCTTCGTTCGGTTCATCCCCACATGCGTGGGGAATACGGAGAATTTGGCGGGCTTGGGTTGTATGAAAACGGTTCATCCCCACATGCGTGGGGAATACTTAGCCTCTTGTATCTTTTGCTTTACATTGACCGGTTCATCCCCACATGCGTGGGGAATACAAACGATGAATGGTTAGGCAAATTCATCAGCGCGGTTCATCCCCACATGCGTGGGGAATACGATGTTAATTGTGTTTGGCATAATGGGCCTCGCGGTTCATCCCCACATGCGTGGGGAATACGGTATTGCGATTTTCTTAGTGTTTGTCGGTGTCGGTTCATCCCCACATGCGTGGGGAATACGTTTACTGCAATCAGTTCTTTGGTCGCTTCCTCGGTTCATCCCCACATGCGTGGGGAATACCGTACCCCCGGATTCAACCCCACCTTTGACCTCGGTTCATCCCCACATGCGTGGGGAATACACTTGAAAAACACAGAACTTAGCCCTCAATATTGCGTCTAAGTCTTAATGCAATATTAAGGGGTTATTTCGTGTATTGGTGAATTACTTTTCTCTTTATGTTTATCAGGTTTAGTGATCAGTTGCAACCCATCCCAGTCTGTCACAATACGAGACGGGTCATTTCGGTAGTCAATTTTATATCCTTGTTCGGTGTTGGTTCTCCAAATCAACATACATGCGCCATTTTTTACACGTTCACTCACTTTTGTCCACAGTTTTTCTCTGACCTTCGCTGACACACGTCCAACAAAAACGCCTGCTTTGGGTTCGATAAGCCATCTTGTGAGTTCGCCCCGAAGCGACGGTGACACTCGTTCAAGAATCATGACGATCATTATTGTCTCCTTCTTCAGAAGAATTTTCGCCATAGGCTTTTCCGCCTTCGACGCCTTTTGACTGCGCCGGGTCCCAGAGTTGACCAGGCAAGGCAGGGTCAGAATCAAATCCATAGTCATCATCAAGCGGAGGTTCGATATCAAAAACATGGTTCAAATCATCTGCGATTCGAGAGAGAAGTTTTGTCTCGGCAAAATAGTCGCGGCAGGCGTAGCGCGCTTTGCGCTCTACATTGGTTGGTTCAGCAGCGGCGACTTCAAACGCGGTTGGGACGGTAATATCAGTTTTATACAGATCAGCCAGGTCATAGACAAACGAGAGTTGTTTGCCAAAATGGATGAACCCGAGCGCGGTTGAGAACCCCATGGCGATAATGGCCGCATGACACACGCCGTATAAGCACGAATTGGCGCATGACAGGGCTTTGTTGACCGGATCAGACTTGTTCCAGCCGTCTCGCTTATAATTACGGCCTTCCCAGGGTACGCCGGTTTCTTTAGAACATTTCGCATAGGTTGAGCGAACGCGAACGCCTTCCATCCCTCTGATTTGTTGAAGAGAGAGCGACTCATCGAGCGTTTCGTTAAAGCGCATGTCATAGAGCCGCCTGACGACTTTCATTCTCGAGGGGTGATGAGAAAATAAACGCGCTTGTTTTTCGAGATTGGCCGCGTTTCGAGTTTCGCCCATACCGGATGCATAAAATCTCACACCTTGCTCTCCACACCATGCGGTCAAACATCCACAGTCAGCCAGAGTCAGAATGGCGCTATGGGTGATTCGT
The sequence above is a segment of the Candidatus Hinthialibacter antarcticus genome. Coding sequences within it:
- a CDS encoding transposase produces the protein MSENRRKYSREFKVDAMGLVTKQGYTVRQAAESLGIRENMLWRWKKQLQDEDAAAFKPGEGPGAEVKQLREENRRLKLERDILKKATAFFAKESQ
- the cas2e gene encoding type I-E CRISPR-associated endoribonuclease Cas2e; its protein translation is MIVMILERVSPSLRGELTRWLIEPKAGVFVGRVSAKVREKLWTKVSERVKNGACMLIWRTNTEQGYKIDYRNDPSRIVTDWDGLQLITKPDKHKEKSNSPIHEITP
- the cas1e gene encoding type I-E CRISPR-associated endonuclease Cas1e, translated to MRIQDLHELPKVKDSWSYLYVEHAQIDKDAKAIAIHDDSGITPVPCASLSLLMLGPGTRITHSAILTLADCGCLTAWCGEQGVRFYASGMGETRNAANLEKQARLFSHHPSRMKVVRRLYDMRFNETLDESLSLQQIRGMEGVRVRSTYAKCSKETGVPWEGRNYKRDGWNKSDPVNKALSCANSCLYGVCHAAIIAMGFSTALGFIHFGKQLSFVYDLADLYKTDITVPTAFEVAAAEPTNVERKARYACRDYFAETKLLSRIADDLNHVFDIEPPLDDDYGFDSDPALPGQLWDPAQSKGVEGGKAYGENSSEEGDNNDRHDS